Genomic segment of Prochlorothrix hollandica PCC 9006 = CALU 1027:
CTGGGGCGATCGCCCGATTAAACCCACCCCTAGCCCCGACCAGGAGCTAGCCCCCCTAGACCGGAGGGCCACAGCGGGGTAACTGAATGGTGACCGTGGTACCTTGCCCCAAGCTGCTACGGAGACGAATGCTGCCCCCGTGGGCTTGGACAATGGCCTGGGCGATCGCCAAACCCAACCCCGATCCCCCCTGCTGGCGAGAGCGATCGGCCTCCACCCGATAGAAGCGACGGAACACCAAAGCCTGATCCGCTGCGGCCAAGCCCACCCCGGTATCCTCCACGCTGATCAAGCCCTGGCTAGGGGTGCTACTGATCCTGAGGCTGACGTGACCTGGCTCCGCCATGGCATGGATGGCATTGATCACCACATTCATCAACAGGTTATACAAATACTCTTCCTGGCCCCACACCCACAGGGGTTCTGCCTCTGCTTCCACCCCCAAGGTCACCTGATGCTCCAAGGCCAAGGCGGCTAACTCTTCCGCCACATCCCCCACCCAATCCTGCACTAAACAGGGACTCCCCAGGGGAGTGGGGGGGTCCCATCGGGGGGCAGACCATTGGTTCTGGTCTAAACGGGACAACAGCAGCAAATCATTGACCAAGGTCCCTAATCGTTGAGTTTGGCGATTGACCACCTGCAAAATCTCCCGCAGGTCAGCGGAGTCTGGATCTGGGACTACTGCGGGGGCGCACTGGGAAGACACGGGGGAAGAAACGGGGAAAGAAACGGGGGAAGAAACGGGGGAAGAAACGGGGAAAGAAGTCCGGGACCCTGGCCCTGGGGGACAGGGGGGGGAAGACGGCAACACCGATTCCACCGTGGCCCGAATGGCAGCCAGGGGAGTGCGCAACTCATGGGCGGCATCCGCAGTAAACTGCTGCATCTGTTGATAAGCCTGATAGAGGGGAGCCATGGCCTTCCCCGCTAAGGCCCAACTGCCCAGGGCCACCCCCCCCAAGATCAGGGGAAACCCCAGGATCATGGACCACCGCACCACCGCCAAGTAGGCATCGAAGTCCTGGAACGATCGCCCCACCTGCACATAGCCCCAGGTGCGATGGGGGGCAGTGAGGGAACCCAGGGGCAGAGAGACCTGGTGATAGCGGTGGCCTGCTCCATGGTCGATCACCTGCCAGTCAGCCGGGGGACCAGGCACCGGGGGGGGAATTTGGGCAGGCAGCAACCCAGCAGTGGCGATGGGCTGGCCATTGGCTTGGAGAATGCGAATGTAGTAGGCGTTGCTGTAGAGGGGGTGGAAAGGAACCCCCACGGCCACTTGGGGAGGATCCGCCATCGGGGACCAGTCACACCGGGGATCGGGGGTTAGGCCGGGGGGCGGCGGGGCAACCCAGCAGACCTGGGGCAGGAGGGTGGGCAAAATTTGGGGCAGACGATCGCGGGGGGAGAGGGCACTGGCAGCGGTTCCGGGGGCACTGGGATCCAGTTGGGTTTCGAGAATGCTATGGAGAGTTTGGGCGATGGATTGCAGTTCGCGATCGACGGTCACCCGATGGGCATGGGCAATGGTTTCATACATCCCTAGGCTACCGATCGCCAACACCACCCCCATCACGCCAGAATACCAAGCGGCCAATCGCCAGCGGCTCTGGTGAAAAAGGGGGTGAAGTTTCCCTGGCTCTGGTTTAGCGAATCCCATATTTAGAAAATCCCCGCCGTTGTCCTACGGGCCATCCGGGGCTAGTCGCAGGCGATAACCCAGGCCATACACGGTTTCCAGGGCACGATCGTAGCCATAGTGCCCCAACTTACGCCGCAGCAGCCGCATTTGGGCCGCCACCACATTACTACTGGGTTCTGCCCCCACTTCCCACAACTGGCTCAACACCTGATCCCGCGTCACCACCTGCTGGGGATGGCGCATAAAATATTCCAGCAGTTGAAACTCCTTGGGGGTCAGGTCTAGGACTTGCACCATACCACTCGCTCCCTGGATCTGGAGGTGGCGGCTACCATAGTCCAGGCTCCAGGATCCCACCTGGAGTTGGGGTAACTGAAGCTGGGGCGATCGCCGCTGCAAGGCCCGCACCCGTGCCAAGAGTTCCGCCATGCCAAAGGGTTTAATTAAATAGTCATCGGCCCCGGCATCCAACCCCTGCACCCGGTCTTCAATGCGATCCTTCGCCGTCAGCATCAACACCGGCAAGGTACTCTGGCACGATCGCAAATAGTGGCATAGTTCCAACCCCGATCGACCGGGCAAGAGCCAATCCAGCACCATCACCGTGTAGGGGATACTGCCCAAGTCCCCAGGCCCATCCAAAAAGGCATCCAGATAGCGGGTCGCCTCCCAGCCCTCCTGCACCCAGTCCACCACATAGGCGGCTTGGGTCAAAGCTCGCTTCAGGGCTGCTCCCAAATCCGGCTCATCCTCCACCAATAGGATGCGCACCCCTTAGGACAGCCCCAAGGTGTGGCGTTGGGCTTGGGCCAGGGCCGCACTCAGCTCCCCCTGGAGGTGACCATTGGTGGCCAGAATCCGCCCCGATGGCAGATCAAAGGGGCTTTGGTCGTAGGCCGTCACCTGACCCCCCGCCTCCCGCACCAAAACCACCCCCGCCGCCAAGTCCCAGGGGGAGAGTCCCCGCTCCCAATAGCCATCCAGGCGACCACAGGCCACATAGGCCAAATCCACGGAGGCGGATCCCCCCCGGCGCACCCCCTGGGTCAGGTGGGTCAGGTGGCAAAATTCCCGATAGTTGTTGTCGGTGGTTTCTCGGCGATCGTAGGCAAACCCCGTCACCAACAGGCTTTGCTCCAGGGTCGCCGTACTGGACACCTGGATCCGTTGACGGTTCAGGGTCGCCCCCAGCCCCTGGGCCGCGCGGAACAGTTCCTGGAAAAAGGGCACATAAATCACCCCCACCTGGGGCACTCCCTGAATCACCAGGGCAATGGACACCCCATAGAAGGGATATTGGTGGGCATAGTTGGTGGTGCCATCCAGGGGGTCAATGGCCCAGAGGTAGTCGATAGCGGTGGCGGTGGTGGTGGCCTGGAAACCAGACTCCTCCGCCAAAATAGAGTGGTGGGGCAGGTGGCGCTGAATCACCGCCAACACGGCGGCTTCCGAGGCTCGATCGGCCACGGTCACCAAATCCCCAGGGCGACCTTTTTCTTCAATGGTGTGGCGATCGAGGGTGCCCCAGTGGGCTTGTAACACCGCCCCCCCTGCCAGGGCCGCTTCGGTGGCAATGTCGAGGAACCGTTGCAGGTCAGGGTCAGGCAAGGCGTGCTGATCCGGGGTGGAGTCCATGGCCATAGGGGAGGGGATGGGCAAAGGGAACTGGGGGTTGTGGTGGGGAGGGCCAACCGGTGGGGACGCTGGGGCAGGTTCACCAGGCTGGGGGGAACGACTGAAGTCGTTATTACGAACGGGGGGGGGGAGGGAATGGTTTAGGGTAATGGGAGGCAAAGGGGCGATCGCCGGGATTACTTGACCTGGGGGGTGAGCAAAATTACCCCTTGGCTATTGACCACCGACACCTGAAAGCCCCGACTACTGAGATCCGTCAACAGGGCGAGGGCCGTATTACTGTCGTCGGTGTGGAGGGCCAACAGATAGGGCCGCTGGTGCAGGCTCACCAAACCGGGGGTTTGCTGGCGGGCCTGACGTAATTGCTGGGCCACCGCCGGATCATTGCCATAATCCACCAACACCGCATAGCCTGTCCCCAGGGCTTGGGGATTGAAGGTGCGGGCCACGGAAGCAGGGGGAGGGCTACCGGTGGAGGGACTAGCCCCAGGGGCGGGGTCGGCGTTGGGGGGACGGGCCACAAAGGACTGGAGACCCGCCACATCGCTAATGTATTTGGCCCAAGCGTTGGCATCCTCCGGATCGCGGAAGCCCCCCATACGGGAGACTCGGGTGCCTAAATAATCGCAGGCCGGTACCGTCACGGAAGGGGGCAGAGACTGGTTGAGGCTCTCTAGGGCGGCGACATCGGGGGTCACCACCAGCAACAAATATTCCCCGGCAACGGGCGGGGTACAGGGGGGCAAGGGTTCGGGTTGGCTGTGGCTGGGGAGGCTGAAGCTACCCCAGGTGACCAGGGTGGTGACTAGGGTGGTGACTAGGGTGGTGACCGGGCGATCGCTCCCTCGCTGGATCGTTCCCTGTCGGATCGTCCCCTGCCGGATCGTTCCCTGCCGGATCGTTCCCTGCCGGATCCTCTCCAAGAACCGGAGACCGGTGGGGACTGCGCCCTCAACCTGCTGGGGGGCTGTGAACCCAGGGGTTGCCCCTCGGACTGGGGCTGGACTAGGGACAGTGTGGGGATCTGGGGGGCTGGGGCATCTCATGGTGGTAGTTCTCTGTAGCTCACGCAGGCGATCGGTGCATAGACACCCCCTGTGTCAACCCTCCCGGTCCGGAGGGACAAGGATTGCAGGCTGACCTATACCCTAGGCCATCCCAGGAAATTAGGCCATGACGAGGGACGCAAGGGCATCGGGGATGGTGTCGGAGGGGGCTTGGAATTCCCCGGTGAGGACGAACTCCAGGCGTAGCTTGAGCCAGGTAATGAACTGACGATCGCTGGAAATAATGGCAGCAGCAGGGTGGGGACATTTGGCCTTCACAGCGGCCAGGGCGGGAGCCTCTAAAAAGGCCGGTTCCTTCACCAACCAAAAGTCCACTTCCTTTTCCTGTTCCTTATAGTTGCGATACCGTTCCCGAAAAACTTCATCCAACGGCTCATCTTCGCACAGGAATTTTTGGCTAGCAGCGAGGTAGTAGTAGGTTTGCATGGTGGGGGTGATCAATCAAAACTAACGCTAAAAATTTGGTTTCAAAACCCGGTTACAACCCCGGTTACAACAGAACCAAAGTCGTCCCTGGTTTCGGTTATCGGGGTGGCCGCCATCCAAGGACATCAGACCCGTTGCGTCGCCCCAGGCCAAGGTCAGATACAGCAGTCCTAAATGGGTCGTGTGGTATGCCCTCGGAGGGGGCACACCACCCAAGGGTTTCAGCCATCGAGAGGTCTATAACTGATTTAGGGTTGCTGTAGTACCAGCAGGAACACTGGCAACGGTGACACTGGTAACGGTAACACTGGCAGCAGGGAAGAACCAAGAGGGAACTACCATCGGGGACAGAGACCCCTGGGTATAGTCCACGGGATTCAGGCCACGATCGGACTGCGGCAACGATCGTCCATGGATCTCCTGCTGGATTGCCATAGGGACGGTGCTGGAGCAATACCAAGTTCCAAGTTTAGCCGATCGCCGGTTGTCTCGTTGGAATTTTTCTGGTTTTAATCTTTAAGGTTTTCCCCCCGCGATCGGCCTAGGACGGTTCAAACCCCAGAACCGGGATCTACCCCCTGGGTTCACCCAGGCCCACCATGGCCGCTTTCATCTCCCGCACGGCCCGCTCCAGACCCACCAACACGGCCCGACTCATGATGCTGTGGCCAATGTTCAACTCTTCCATGCCCCCTAGCGCTGCCACAGGCTGCACGTTCCAATAGGTCAGACCATGGCCCGCATTGACCCGCAAGCCTTGGGCCAGGGCAAAGTTCGTCCCCGCCGCCAGCGCCGCCAGTTCTTGGGCCTGGGCCGGGGGGGTGGTGGCTTCGGCATAGCGCCCGGTGTGGAGTTCAATAAACTGACTGCCCAGGTCAGCAGCGGCGGTAATTTGGGGCACATCGGGATCGATGAACAGGCTGACGGGGATGCCAGCCCCTTGGAGGGTGGCCACGATCGTCCCCAGGCGATCGCGCTGCCCCGCCACATCCAACCCGCCCTCGGTGGTCACTTCCTCCCGGCGCTCCGGCACCAGGGTGATGTAATCGGGACGAATCTCTAGGGCAATGGCCACCATTTCGGGGGTTGCTGCCATTTCTAAGTTGAGGTGGGTGCGCACCGTTTGCCGCAGAATCCGCACGTCTCGATCCTGAATGTGGCGACGATCTTCCCGCAGATGGACGGTGATGCCATCGGCCCCCGCCAGTTCTGCCAACACTGCCGCCGCGACGGGATCCGGCTCGACGGTGCGACGGGCTTGGCGCAGGGTAGCCACATGATCAATATTGACCCCTAGGGTAAGCACAGCAAGTCTCCTTTTGTAGATAGTTTTATGGATACAGCAATCCTAAATCAGTTGTAAGGATCGCGATGGCTGAAACCCTTGGTATGGTGTGCCCCCGAAGGGCACACACCACATGATCCATTTCGGACTGCTGTAGTTTGGATGGGAAGGGTGGGATCAGGTTAGACCAATGACTGGTTCTAGGGATAGCCCAGGGGGGTAGTCTAGTACGCCAGGACGTAAGTTCGCCTAGCATTCCAAATTCTGGTCCCGTTCGTAGTGCTCAATCGTTCGTAGTGCTCAATCGTTCGTAGTGCT
This window contains:
- the rppA gene encoding two-component system response regulator RppA, with the translated sequence MRILLVEDEPDLGAALKRALTQAAYVVDWVQEGWEATRYLDAFLDGPGDLGSIPYTVMVLDWLLPGRSGLELCHYLRSCQSTLPVLMLTAKDRIEDRVQGLDAGADDYLIKPFGMAELLARVRALQRRSPQLQLPQLQVGSWSLDYGSRHLQIQGASGMVQVLDLTPKEFQLLEYFMRHPQQVVTRDQVLSQLWEVGAEPSSNVVAAQMRLLRRKLGHYGYDRALETVYGLGYRLRLAPDGP
- a CDS encoding sensor histidine kinase yields the protein MGFAKPEPGKLHPLFHQSRWRLAAWYSGVMGVVLAIGSLGMYETIAHAHRVTVDRELQSIAQTLHSILETQLDPSAPGTAASALSPRDRLPQILPTLLPQVCWVAPPPPGLTPDPRCDWSPMADPPQVAVGVPFHPLYSNAYYIRILQANGQPIATAGLLPAQIPPPVPGPPADWQVIDHGAGHRYHQVSLPLGSLTAPHRTWGYVQVGRSFQDFDAYLAVVRWSMILGFPLILGGVALGSWALAGKAMAPLYQAYQQMQQFTADAAHELRTPLAAIRATVESVLPSSPPCPPGPGSRTSFPVSSPVSSPVSFPVSSPVSSQCAPAVVPDPDSADLREILQVVNRQTQRLGTLVNDLLLLSRLDQNQWSAPRWDPPTPLGSPCLVQDWVGDVAEELAALALEHQVTLGVEAEAEPLWVWGQEEYLYNLLMNVVINAIHAMAEPGHVSLRISSTPSQGLISVEDTGVGLAAADQALVFRRFYRVEADRSRQQGGSGLGLAIAQAIVQAHGGSIRLRSSLGQGTTVTIQLPRCGPPV
- a CDS encoding MgPME-cyclase complex family protein, with protein sequence MQTYYYLAASQKFLCEDEPLDEVFRERYRNYKEQEKEVDFWLVKEPAFLEAPALAAVKAKCPHPAAAIISSDRQFITWLKLRLEFVLTGEFQAPSDTIPDALASLVMA
- a CDS encoding pyridoxine 5'-phosphate synthase, giving the protein MLTLGVNIDHVATLRQARRTVEPDPVAAAVLAELAGADGITVHLREDRRHIQDRDVRILRQTVRTHLNLEMAATPEMVAIALEIRPDYITLVPERREEVTTEGGLDVAGQRDRLGTIVATLQGAGIPVSLFIDPDVPQITAAADLGSQFIELHTGRYAEATTPPAQAQELAALAAGTNFALAQGLRVNAGHGLTYWNVQPVAALGGMEELNIGHSIMSRAVLVGLERAVREMKAAMVGLGEPRG
- a CDS encoding inositol monophosphatase family protein — protein: MDSTPDQHALPDPDLQRFLDIATEAALAGGAVLQAHWGTLDRHTIEEKGRPGDLVTVADRASEAAVLAVIQRHLPHHSILAEESGFQATTTATAIDYLWAIDPLDGTTNYAHQYPFYGVSIALVIQGVPQVGVIYVPFFQELFRAAQGLGATLNRQRIQVSSTATLEQSLLVTGFAYDRRETTDNNYREFCHLTHLTQGVRRGGSASVDLAYVACGRLDGYWERGLSPWDLAAGVVLVREAGGQVTAYDQSPFDLPSGRILATNGHLQGELSAALAQAQRHTLGLS